The Candidatus Saganbacteria bacterium genomic sequence AGATCTTTAGGCCGAGAAAAAACTCGATCGAGATAATGGTCGAGAATTAAGACGACAAAGCCATTGTATTGCCGATTATCAGCATATTTTTCTTCGATTCCCTGATTTTGGAAACACTACGCCTATTTGTTAATGAGCCACAAAAGTCTTGACAATTGTACTGCTATGGCGGTAAAATATGTCTTATAAGAAGGGATTACATGGGAAAACCAAAAGAAACGCATGAAATTACTGCTATGGCGGTAAGAAACGCCGGTGAAATCGGGGAAATTGTCAGGTTACACAGAGAAAAAGCCAATTTGACACAATTGGAACTGGCGGAACTATCGGGAGTAGGGAAAACAGTAATTTTTGATATTGAAAAAGGGAAAACAACCGTAAAAATTGCAACCTTATTAAAGGTTTTTAGATCTCTGAATATTTCTATGGCTTTGGGTGGTCCGATTTTGATGGATTTTAAATGAGAAAAGCAAATGTGTATTTTTTAGGGGTATTAGCCGGGATCCTTGAAGAAATTGAAAAGAACAAGCGCTATAAATTTGTTTATGAAAGCGGCCAGGCCAAAGATTCAATATCTTTGACCATGCCGGTAAAACAAAATGAATACATCTTCGAATGCTTTCCTCCGTTCTTTGACGGCCTGTTACCTGAAGGAATGATGC encodes the following:
- a CDS encoding helix-turn-helix transcriptional regulator — protein: MAVRNAGEIGEIVRLHREKANLTQLELAELSGVGKTVIFDIEKGKTTVKIATLLKVFRSLNISMALGGPILMDFK
- a CDS encoding HipA N-terminal domain-containing protein, producing MRKANVYFLGVLAGILEEIEKNKRYKFVYESGQAKDSISLTMPVKQNEYIFECFPPFFDGLLPEGMMLQGLIRRLKIDSNDLFGQLMAVGHDMVGAVTVEERI